The sequence below is a genomic window from Halosolutus gelatinilyticus.
AAGTTCCTCGCCGAACCGGTCCTCGAGCACGTCGGCATCCGGGACTGGTTCGACGCGCGACTCTGCTGTACCGAGGAGACGGGCTGGAAGCCGGATCCCGAGCCGGTCCAGTCGGTAATGTGCGACCTCGGCGTCGGTCACAACGGCCACCGCGGCGTGCTGGCGGGCGACGGCGCCTGCGACGTCGGCGCGGCGTGGAACGCCGGCCTCGACGCGATCCACGTCGAGCGCCTCGGTCACGATCGGCGCGGCCGCTGCGTGCTCGGGGATTATCGCGTCCAGTCGTTCGACGAACTCTAGTGACCGTCCAGGGCGGTCGGCCCGATCGTCCGTCGGTTGCGCTGCGGTTTCAAACGGCTCGCTACTCGACCCGCCGATCGAACTACGATTGTCTGCCCGCCGGTTGTAGTTCCTCGTCGACCAGGGTTTCGTACGCTCGTCGCAACCGTTCCGAGAGGGCCTGGTGTGAGATCCCGAGCTCCGCCGCGAGCTCCTCCATCGAGATATCTCGCGGAATCTCGAAGTAGCCGTTCTCGAGCGCCGCCTCGAGCGCTTCCTGTTGTTCGGGAGTGAGACGACTCTCCGTTCCCGCTCGCTTCGAGACGTCGGAGACGCGCCGGAGGTCGACGGTGACGCCGCGATCGACGAGCCCATCGTGGACCGTACAGAGCGTGTCCCGGTCGGGATATCTGACCTCGACCTGCCACCAGCCGTCGGCGGCCCACGCTTCGAGGAGCGAGCCGCCGTCGACGAGGAGCTGATCGCACAGCGTCACCGTCCCGTCGGCGAACGTCACGTCGTAGAGGAACCGATCGTCCCGTTCGACGAGGAGGTCGTGCGCTTCGATGGACGGATCCGCTTCGAACGCTGCCGCGGTCGCAGTCCGGTTGACTCCCGAGATCCAGAGGCAGGGTCGCGTGCGCGAGACCGCCGATTCGAGTTCGACCGTCGCCTCGGGTGCCCTGGCGAACAGCTCCGAGAGGGTCGTGTCGGCGGCCGGGAGCCGAAACTCGGCCAGTGTCGACATCACTGCACGTACACCCCCCCAGTGTAAAAATCGCAGTTCAGTTGAAGATGACTGTCCCGATCACCGACACGAGGGCTACGCGGATTCGACGCCGGACCGACCGTCGGTCTGGACCGACTCGAGTGTGCGCTCGAGTTCGGCGACCCCCCGCTTCTCGACCCGATCGGGGTTCGCCAGGACGCGGACGGACTGCACGCCGATCGGGACGAACCCGAGGTCGAGCCGATCGGCGGTGGCGCGGAGGCCGAGTCCGGCGTCGGCGTCGCCGTCGATGACCGTCCGGGCGGGACTCTCGTGGGCCCGCAAGCCGAGTTCGAAGCCGTCGATCGCATCGACGAGGTCGCGGCGGTCCGTCCCGCGCTCGTCGGCGAAGTCGGCGACCGCCCGCCCCAGACTCGTCCGCAGGCCCGAGTCGGTCGTCCGGTTGACGAACCGCAGTTCTCGGTCCGCGAGGTCGGCGAGGCCCTCTATCTCCGCGGGATTGCCCGCGGGAACGACGAGCCCCCACTCGCGCTCCCAGCGCCCGAGTTCGGTCGCCCCCGGATCTCGATCGATCGGCCCGGCGACGACGGCGACGTCGGGGACGCCCTCGCGGAGCCGTCGCAGGCCGGGTCGCGAGCCGATCGAGAGGTACCGCGGATTCTCGAGGCGATCGAGAAGCCGGTTGAGCGTCGGGTCGTCCTCGCCGACGCCGAGCAGCGTCGGCGGGCGGACGTCCGAAGAGAACAGCCGGGCGGTAACCGGTTCCCCCTCGTCGAGGTAGTCGGTTCCGGGGTCGACCGCGACGACGCCGTCTGCCTCGGCGAGAGTGGTCGTCGCGCCGCTGCCCTTGTCGACGGGGTAGACGAGCGTCTCCCCGTCGGCGTCTTCCATCAGCCCGACCGGCATCAGCCGAAGCCGTCCCTCGCCGTAGCGTTCCTGTCTGGCCATCCGCCCCTCGACGGTCGCCGCCTTCGGTTCGGGGAGCCCGGCGGCCTCGCGGATCGCGGGCGCGACGAACGTCCGGAAGACCATCATCGCGGAGACGGGATACCCCGGCAGGCCGACGTACGCGGAATTCTGCAATCGGCCGACCAGCATCGGCTTCCCCGGTTTGACCGCCACGCCGTGGAGCAGCAACTCGCCTTGCTCCTCGATCACGCGGTAGATGACGTCGACCGCGCTCGCGCTCGTCGATCCCGAGGAGAGGACGAGGTCGCACTCGTCGGCGGCCACCCGGAGCACGCGCTCCATCTCGTCCTGGTCGTCTCCGGCGTGGGGGTAGAGCACCGCCTCGCCGCCGGCGTCTTCGACGCCCGCCGCGATCGTGTAGCTGTTGACGTCGTAGATCTCGCCGCGATCGCTATCGACGTCGTCGCCGGGGCGGACGAGTTCGTCGCCGGTCGAGACGATGCCGACCGTCGGCGGCGCGCGGACGGGCACCTCGTCGATCCCCAGCGCCGAGAGGAGGCCGATATCACGCGGCGTGATCCGCGTGCCGGGCCCGAGCGCCCGTTCGCCCGCGGCGACGTCCGCGCCGGCGAACATGACGTTGTCTCCCGGCGCAACCGAGGTGCGGATCAAGACGTCGTCGCCCTCGGTACCCGCGGCGTCGCCGTTCGTCTCGTCCGTCGAGCCGCGCTCGACGCGATCGGTTCGCTCGACCGGCACCATCGCGTCCGCGCCCTGGGGCATCACCGCGCCGGTCGAAATCTCGACGGCTTCGCCCTCGACGACCTCGACGTCGGGTGTCTCGCCGGCGTGTACCTCCCCGACGATCGTCAGCCGCGCCGGCTCCGCTTCGTCGGCCCCGAACGTGTCCCTCGCCCGGAGGGCGTACCCGTCCAGGCTCGCCCGATCGAACCCGGGCACGTCCAGTTCGGCGTCGAGCCGGGCGACGAGCACCCGCCCGCGGGCGTCCGCGAGCGAGACGCGTTCGACGCCGCCTTCGAGCGAGAGCGAGTCGATCGCCTCGCGTGCCTCCTCGGGGGTCGCGAGATCGCGAAACTCCTTGCGTTCCATATCTGGATCCTTTGTGCGCCCGGAGTAAAAACGATAGTCGGCTGGCGATCCTCGAACCGGGTGCGATCAGCGTCTCGCCGTTCGACGGGACCGTGTTCTGCTGGCAGGCGCCCGATCGGGAACCCGTTCAGTACAGCTGTCATTTCTGGTCTGGTTGGGGCTGCAACTCCAGGTCTAATCGCGGAGTAACGACTAAGCGTCCACCTGAAGCATACCGTGCTATGCCGCGACTCGCCGACGCCGATCGCGAGCGGATCACTGACCTGTTCGATCGCCACCTCGACGTCGGGCTCCACCATGGGGCACAACTGGCCGTCTACGTCGACGGCGAGTGCGTCCTGGATCTGGCGGGCGGCGAGACGGGGCCCGACGGCGATCGGACGACGCCGGAGACGCGCTACGTCCTCTTCTCGTGTACCAAGCCGTACGCCGCGGTCGCGTTGCACTCGCTGGTCGACGAGGGGGACCTCGAGTACGACGATCGGGTGGTCGACTACTGGCCGAAATTCGCCGATTCGGGGACGGAAAAATCGGAAATTACGATCCGACAGGTGCTCAGTCACACGGCGGGTCTCCAGTACGGCGAGATCAACGACCGCCCCGATCGCTGGACCGACTGGGAGGCGTCCGTCGAGACGGTCGAGGGGATGGACCTCGTCACGTCGCCCGGCGAGGAACCGGCCTACCACGCGCTCACGTTCGGCTGGCTGGTCGGCGAACTCGTCCGCCGCGTCGCGGGGACGCCGATCGAGGTGGCGGCCCGCGAGCGCGTCTTCGATCCGCTGGGGATGGACGATACCGGGATCGGCCTCCGCGAGGACGAACCCGACGACGTGGCGACGCTCGTCGGCTTCGAGGCGTTCGATCGGTGTCGCGACCCGGGCGAGGGGCTCAACGCCGACTACACCGACCTCGCGGCGCTGTTCAACGAGGAGCACATCCACCGGGCCGTTATCCCCGCCGCGAACGGCCTCGGCACCGCTCGCGATATGGCCCGGTTCTACGCTTGCCTCGCCAACGGGGGCGAACTCGACGGGACGCGCGTCCTCTCGGAAGGGGCGGTCGACGAGATGACCGCCCTCCAGGCGGAGACGGACGCCGACGGCACCCTCTCCCGACCGGCGCGGTTCGCACTCGGCTTCTGGAAGGGGGGCACGGGAGCGGACCCGTACGGTTCGCTGACCCCGGAGCGCGTCTTCGGGCACGCCGGCCTCGGCAGCAGCGTCGGGTGGGCCGATCCCGAGGAGAACGTCGGGTTCGCGTACGTCACTAACGGCGTTCGCGACGGCACCTACGAGCACGTGGCTCGATCGCGGTCGATCGCGGACGCGGTTCGACTGGCTCTTCGGTGACCGCCGAGCCGGTCCGATCGCCCCGACGGATTACCGATCGGCAGATACAGTTAACCCGGATCGACGCGCACTGTGGATAGAACTCGAATGGGTGATGATAACAAATCACGCCGGGCGGCCGCGATCTGCGAAAACTGCGGGACGGCCCATTCCGTTCGAATAGGGCCGGAGGGAGACGTCCGACCGATCGGCACCGGCCAAGGGCCGCAGTGCTCCTGTGACGATGGCGATCTCCACGTCCTCAGCGACGACGCGGATATTCTGGCCGACGTGGACTCGGAGGACCAACGACGGACCGAGTGAGCGGCTTCGGTATCTGGAGCCGCTACGGGTTGACTTCCCAGTTCTCGACGGTGACCGTCTCGCCCGACGGGATGCCCTCCCGATCGTCGTCGACGACCACCCAGCCGTCGGCCAGGGCGACGCTCGAGAGGACGCCGGAACCACTGGCCCGCGTGGGGATCGCGTCGAATCTCGGACCGTCCTCGCCGGGGTCGCGTTCCTCGAGTTGCACCCGCGCGAACGTCCTGGTGCCGGGTTCGCTGGGGATCTTGCGATCGAGTTCGGCCCTGACGCCCGGGTGCGGATCGGGTTCGGTCCCCTCGAGCCAGCGCAGCGTCGGGCGGAGGAACTGGACGGCGTTGACGATGCAGGCGACGGGGTAGCCGGGCAGCGCGAGGACGGGGGTCTCTTCGACGACGCCGAGGCAGACGGGGTGGCCGGGTTTGAGGCCGACGCCGTGGACGAGCACCTCCCCGAGGTCGTCGATCACCTCCGGGAGGAGATCGCGTTCGCCGACCGAGGAGCCGCCGGTGGTGACGACGACGTCCTTGGTCAGATCGCGCTGGATCGCGACCCGCAGCGACTCGGGATCGTCCGTGACGACGTCACGGTAGGTGGCGCGGCCGCCCCAGCGCTCGACCAGCCGGGAGACGGTGAGGCCGTTCGTCTCGATCACCTCGCCCGGGCCGGGATCGGCGTCGACGAGCTCCTCGCCCGTCGGGATCACGCCGACGGTCGGCTGTTGGGTCACCTCGACCCGGGCGTAGCCCGCCGATCGGAGCAAGCCGAGATCCGAGGGCCGCAGTCGGTGGCCCGCCTCGTAGAGTTCCTGGCCCTCCTCAACGTCCTCCCCGATCGCGGCGACGTTCTCGCCCTCGGCGACGGCGTCTTCGACCTCGACCTCGCCGAACTCGTCGAGCTCCTCGACGCGTTCGATCATGACGACGGCGTCCGCGCCCTCGGGAAGCGCGCTCCCGGTGTGGACCCGGGCGGCGGTGTCGGGGTCGACCCGATCGGCGGTGGCGTGGCCGTCGTCGGTCCCGCCGACCGGCTCCGCGATCCGTAATACCTCGGGCGATCGCTCGTTCGCCCCGAACGTGTCGCTCGCGCGGACGGCGTAGCCGTCCATCGCCGCTCGCCGGTAGTGGGGAACGTTCCGCGCCGCGGTCACCGATCGGGCGAGCGTTCGCCCGTCGGCGCGCTCGACCTCGACCCGCTCCGTCCCCGTCGCACACTCCCCGTCGGGGGCAGCGGCCTCCCTGAGGATTCGCCGCGCCTCGTCGACGGGGGTCCGGACCTTGAACCCGGCGTCCGTTCGTTCGCGGTCGGCACCTTCCATACCTTGAATCGGGTCGCCGGGCGTCAAAAGCGTAGGGGACCGCGGCGGACGGCCCGCTTCGGAGCGCGACACCAATGCTGAAACGCCGCTCGGGGCCGAGCGCGTTCGGTCCAGAGCGCGTCCCGAACGTATCACTGTCATCACAGCACTATCCGACCGAGGATCAGTATGATCATCCCGCCGATCGGGCCGTTCCGGCTCGCCGTGCTCGCACTCCTCGTGGCGGCCGTCGCCCTCCTTCTGTACAGGTCCGGCGTACTACGTGCTGCGATCGCGGTCGGCGTGACGTGGCTGGTCTGACGCACCGTCGATCGCCTGACGAGTCGGGTCCGACAGGCCGTCGATCGCTGCCGTTCGAGACGAGTGTGGTCGCCCGAATGTAGACGGGGTGACGCGATCGTCCGAAACGACCGCGACCGCGGCCTTTTTCGTATCCGCGTTCGAACCTGCTGTTATGTCAGCGCTCCGTGACGCGTTGCGGGAGCTCTCCGAGGACGTCTTCTTCGATCTGCTGGAGAGCGACGACGCGTACCTGCTCGTTATCGACGTGCCAGGCGTTTCGGCCGACTCGCTCGACCTCTCGATCGAGGACGGGCGCATCGCGATCGACGCCCGTCGGGCGAAAGACCGCGTCGACGACTACGACTACGTAGAGGAGAACCGTCCGCTCTTTTTCGAGGTCGACCTTCCGCTGCCCGGCGATGCGACCGAGTCGGACGCCGAGGCGACGGTCGAACGCGGCGTCCTCGAGTTGCGGTTGCCGAAGCAGGGAACCAGCGAGACCTCCATCGACGTCGTCGACGGCGAGCCCTAACCCGAGGTGACCGAGACTGGCATCATTCCGCGCGTACAGACGGTTCGTCGTCGTCGCGTGGCAGTTCCTCCCGCTGTTCGTCGCCTACGCGCGCGATCGACGGCGGTTCCTCCTGTTCGGCTCGCCGCGGCGGGTCGACTCGGCGACCCACCGCCGCCGTGCGGAGGTGCTGCTCGAGTCGCTGCTGACGCTGGGACCGACGTTCATCAAACTCGGCCAGTTGCTCTCGACGCGGCCCGACGTGCTCCCGCCGGAGTACATCGACGTGCTCTCCGCGCTGCAGGACGAGGTCCCGCCGGCCGACTGGGACGACGCGAGACGGGTGCTCGAGGACGAACTCGGCCCCGTCGAGGAGCGGTTCACGGAGTTCGAGACGGACGCGATCAGCGGCGCGAGTCTCGGACAGGTGTACCGCGCGCGGATCGACGGCCGCCCGGAGCACGACGAGAGTCCGCAACCGACTGACGAGGGTTCGCGCGGGGAGGTCGTCCGGGACGTCGCGGTAAAGGTCCGGCGCCCGAACATCGAGGACCTGGTCGAGTCCGACCTGCGGGTCATCCGGTGGTCCCTGCCGATCCTGATGTACTTCGTCGACGACTCGCGAGCGTTCTCGCTCGAGAACCTGGCCGACGAGTTCGCGAAGACCATCCGGGAGGAGATGGACTACGAACGCGAGGCGACGATGCTCTCGGAGATCCGGACGAACTTCGCCGACGACGATCGGTTCGTCATCCCGCGCGTGATCGAGAGCCACTCGGGGCCGCGCGTGCTCACGATGGAGTACGTCGAGGGGACGAAGATCACCAGGGTCGAGGAACTCGATCGCAAGGGGATCGACCGCACCGCCGTCGCGGAGAACCTCCAGCGGTCGTACCTCCAGATGATCATCGACGACGGGGTCTTCCACGCCGATCCGCACCCCGGAAACCTCGCGGTGGCCGACGACGGCCGGATCGTCTTCTACGACTTCGGGATGTCCGGCCGGGTCGACGAGTTCGTCCAGGACAAGATCGTCGACTTCTACGTCTCCGTCGCCAACCAGGACATCGACGGGATCCTCGACGCGCTGATCGAGATCGGCACCCTGAGCCCCGATGCCGACCGGGGCGTGATGGCGGAGGTGATGGAGCTGGCGATCGAAGACGCCCGCGGCCGGGACATCGAGCAGTACCGCGTCCAGCAGATCGTCGGCCAGATCGAGGACTCGATCTACGAGTTTCCGTTCCGGCTGCCGAAGAACCTCGCGCTCGTCCTCCGGGTCGCGACCGTCGTCGAGGGCGTCTGCGTGACCCTCGACCCGAACTTCGACTTCATCGCGACCGCGACCGACTACCTGACCGAACGGGGCTACCGCGAGGAATCCGTCCGACAGTACCTGGAAGCGTCGGGCGAGCAACTCCGCCGATCGGCCGAGTCGTTGTCCCGGCTCGCTCCCAAGGCCGAGCGCACGCTCGATCGGCTCGATCGGGACGACCTCTACGTCCGCATCGGCGTCGAGGACTCGAAAGGGGTCTTCGACACGCTCGCAAAGCGGCTGATTTACGGCATGCTGCTGACGATGTCGCTGTTCTCGATGGGCGTCCTCTACGCCCTGGAGGCGCCGCAGGCGTCGATCGTCGCCGCCGTCTTCTCGGTCGCCGTGCTGATTCTACTGTACCGATCGTTCCGCGAACGAACGTCGATCCGCGCGAAACCGCAGTTTACGCGTCAGAATCTCCGGCAGCGGCGTCGCCGGGAGTAGCCGTCCGCCCGTCGCTCCGTCACGATCGACGCCCGTTTCCCCGCCACGACCGACGCCCGTCGTCGACCGGACCCCGGCGTCTCGCGCCGATCGAGCTACGGAAGGTCGAGCAGTCCGAGCTGCCGGAACAGGTCGGGGGAGGGGTGAACCCACCGTTCGACGATTTCGTCGGCTTCGATCCGGGTGAAAACCGCGGTTTCCGATTCGAACTCGCGTCCCGTCGGGTCGATCCCCAGAAACTCGCCCTCGTGGGTCCCGCGCCACGTGATGGCCATCGCGACGACGTCCTCCTCCGCGAGGATCCGATCGACGGTGGCCTCGAAGTCCGGAAACGCGTCGAGAAACGACTGGATTTGATCTCTCGCTTCGTCGCGGCCGCGGATCTCCTGGCCGAACGGACCGTGTTCGACGAAATCGGGTGCCAGCACCTCGTCGATGCGGTCGAGGTTCCCCTCGGTTGCGATCTCCTCCGGAACGCGACGGGCGAGCCGTTTGTTCGCCTCGCTACTCATAGTTCTACGACGACGACGACCGTTTCCATAAGCGCGCCCCCGGAAGCGGCAACCGCGATCGAACCGATGTCGGCCCCGCGTGCCGCCGAGTCGTCGGCAGGGATCGACCCGGCTTCTGGATCGGATCGGAATCGTCCGTTCGGCGACCGACGATCGAGAAAATCGATCGGTTGTAACTACGTTTCTTATTTTCTCCCGGAATTATACGAGCAGAAGGCTTTACATCTGCAGATCTTTTATGGACTTCAGAATGGATTCTGCTACCGCGGGGGAAGCCGAACGTCGCGAACGGATACGCCAGCAGGAGGTGATCGTCGATCTCGGTCAGCGGGCGCTCGAAATCGACGATCTCGATCAGTTCCTGCGCGAGGCCTCGGCCGCCGTCGCGGAGACGCTCGATGCCGAGTACGCGTCGGTGCTCGAGCTGCGTCCGGACGGCGAGGAGATCACCCTTCGTCAGGGAGTCGGCTGGCCCGCCGGTCTCGTCGGCGAGGCGACAGTGCCGGCCGATACCGACACCCAGGCGGGACACGCGCTCTGCAGGGACGACCCTGTAACCGTCGACGACTTCGAGAGCGAGGACCGATTCTCGGGTCCGGCGCTGCTCGCCGGTCGCGACGTCGAAAGCGGCATCTGCACGACCATTGGCTCGATCGAGGATCCGTGGGGCGTGCTGGGGGTACACGCGACCGATCGCCGCGAGTTCGGCGACCACGACGCGGTGTTCGTGCGGAGCGTCGCGAACGTCCTCGCGTCGGCGATCGACAACGAGGAGACGCGGAACGAAATCGAGGAGATCTACGGCCGCATCTCGGACGCCGTCTACGCGCTCGACGAGGAGTGGCGGTTCACCCACGTCAACGAGCGGGCGGAGGCGCTGATCGACTTCAGCGGCGAGGGGCTCGAAGGGAAGAACATCTGGGACACCTTCGAGCGGGCGGCGGACTCGAAACTGCGCCGGGAGTACGAGCGGGCGATGGAGACGCAGGAAGCCGCCTCATTCGAATTCTACTATCCCGATCCGCTCGACGCCTGGTACGTGGTCAACGTCTACCCCTCCGAAACGGGCCTGTCGGTCTACTTCCGGGACGTCACCGATCGCAAGGACCGGGAGCGGAAACTCCGCGAGCGCGAGCGGCAGTTCCGGACGCTCGCCGAGAACCTGAACGAGGTGATCTGGATGACGTCGGCCGATCCCGCGGAGTTTCTCTACCTCAACCCCGTCTACGAAGACGTCTGGGGGCAGGATCGGGAGACGGTGTACGACGACGGGATGGCGTTCGTCGAGGCCATTCATCCCGAGGATCGCGACCGCGTTCGCGAGGCGTATCGCGCCCTTCCGGAAACGGAGTACGACGAGGAATACCGCCTCGTCCAGCCCGACGACGACGTCCGCTGGATCCACGCTACGGCGGTTCCGGTCCGCGACGGGAGCGGCGCAGTCGAGCGCATCGTTGGGATCGCCGAGGACGTCACCGAGCACAAGGAACGCGAGCGGGAACTCCGCGAGACGAAACGCAGACTCAAACTCGCGATCGAGGGGACGAACACGGGGCTCTGGGAGTGGGCGCTGGCGACGGACGAGGTGACCTGGAACGAGACGCTGGAGCGAGCGATCGGGCTCGAACCCGGGTCGTTCGACGGGACGTTCGAGGCGTTCACGCGGCGCGTTCA
It includes:
- a CDS encoding helix-turn-helix domain-containing protein, giving the protein MSTLAEFRLPAADTTLSELFARAPEATVELESAVSRTRPCLWISGVNRTATAAAFEADPSIEAHDLLVERDDRFLYDVTFADGTVTLCDQLLVDGGSLLEAWAADGWWQVEVRYPDRDTLCTVHDGLVDRGVTVDLRRVSDVSKRAGTESRLTPEQQEALEAALENGYFEIPRDISMEELAAELGISHQALSERLRRAYETLVDEELQPAGRQS
- a CDS encoding molybdopterin biosynthesis protein, which translates into the protein MERKEFRDLATPEEAREAIDSLSLEGGVERVSLADARGRVLVARLDAELDVPGFDRASLDGYALRARDTFGADEAEPARLTIVGEVHAGETPDVEVVEGEAVEISTGAVMPQGADAMVPVERTDRVERGSTDETNGDAAGTEGDDVLIRTSVAPGDNVMFAGADVAAGERALGPGTRITPRDIGLLSALGIDEVPVRAPPTVGIVSTGDELVRPGDDVDSDRGEIYDVNSYTIAAGVEDAGGEAVLYPHAGDDQDEMERVLRVAADECDLVLSSGSTSASAVDVIYRVIEEQGELLLHGVAVKPGKPMLVGRLQNSAYVGLPGYPVSAMMVFRTFVAPAIREAAGLPEPKAATVEGRMARQERYGEGRLRLMPVGLMEDADGETLVYPVDKGSGATTTLAEADGVVAVDPGTDYLDEGEPVTARLFSSDVRPPTLLGVGEDDPTLNRLLDRLENPRYLSIGSRPGLRRLREGVPDVAVVAGPIDRDPGATELGRWEREWGLVVPAGNPAEIEGLADLADRELRFVNRTTDSGLRTSLGRAVADFADERGTDRRDLVDAIDGFELGLRAHESPARTVIDGDADAGLGLRATADRLDLGFVPIGVQSVRVLANPDRVEKRGVAELERTLESVQTDGRSGVESA
- a CDS encoding serine hydrolase domain-containing protein, with the translated sequence MPRLADADRERITDLFDRHLDVGLHHGAQLAVYVDGECVLDLAGGETGPDGDRTTPETRYVLFSCTKPYAAVALHSLVDEGDLEYDDRVVDYWPKFADSGTEKSEITIRQVLSHTAGLQYGEINDRPDRWTDWEASVETVEGMDLVTSPGEEPAYHALTFGWLVGELVRRVAGTPIEVAARERVFDPLGMDDTGIGLREDEPDDVATLVGFEAFDRCRDPGEGLNADYTDLAALFNEEHIHRAVIPAANGLGTARDMARFYACLANGGELDGTRVLSEGAVDEMTALQAETDADGTLSRPARFALGFWKGGTGADPYGSLTPERVFGHAGLGSSVGWADPEENVGFAYVTNGVRDGTYEHVARSRSIADAVRLALR
- a CDS encoding molybdopterin molybdotransferase MoeA produces the protein MEGADRERTDAGFKVRTPVDEARRILREAAAPDGECATGTERVEVERADGRTLARSVTAARNVPHYRRAAMDGYAVRASDTFGANERSPEVLRIAEPVGGTDDGHATADRVDPDTAARVHTGSALPEGADAVVMIERVEELDEFGEVEVEDAVAEGENVAAIGEDVEEGQELYEAGHRLRPSDLGLLRSAGYARVEVTQQPTVGVIPTGEELVDADPGPGEVIETNGLTVSRLVERWGGRATYRDVVTDDPESLRVAIQRDLTKDVVVTTGGSSVGERDLLPEVIDDLGEVLVHGVGLKPGHPVCLGVVEETPVLALPGYPVACIVNAVQFLRPTLRWLEGTEPDPHPGVRAELDRKIPSEPGTRTFARVQLEERDPGEDGPRFDAIPTRASGSGVLSSVALADGWVVVDDDREGIPSGETVTVENWEVNP
- a CDS encoding Hsp20/alpha crystallin family protein codes for the protein MSALRDALRELSEDVFFDLLESDDAYLLVIDVPGVSADSLDLSIEDGRIAIDARRAKDRVDDYDYVEENRPLFFEVDLPLPGDATESDAEATVERGVLELRLPKQGTSETSIDVVDGEP
- a CDS encoding ABC1 kinase family protein, producing the protein MFVAYARDRRRFLLFGSPRRVDSATHRRRAEVLLESLLTLGPTFIKLGQLLSTRPDVLPPEYIDVLSALQDEVPPADWDDARRVLEDELGPVEERFTEFETDAISGASLGQVYRARIDGRPEHDESPQPTDEGSRGEVVRDVAVKVRRPNIEDLVESDLRVIRWSLPILMYFVDDSRAFSLENLADEFAKTIREEMDYEREATMLSEIRTNFADDDRFVIPRVIESHSGPRVLTMEYVEGTKITRVEELDRKGIDRTAVAENLQRSYLQMIIDDGVFHADPHPGNLAVADDGRIVFYDFGMSGRVDEFVQDKIVDFYVSVANQDIDGILDALIEIGTLSPDADRGVMAEVMELAIEDARGRDIEQYRVQQIVGQIEDSIYEFPFRLPKNLALVLRVATVVEGVCVTLDPNFDFIATATDYLTERGYREESVRQYLEASGEQLRRSAESLSRLAPKAERTLDRLDRDDLYVRIGVEDSKGVFDTLAKRLIYGMLLTMSLFSMGVLYALEAPQASIVAAVFSVAVLILLYRSFRERTSIRAKPQFTRQNLRQRRRRE
- a CDS encoding ester cyclase, with amino-acid sequence MSSEANKRLARRVPEEIATEGNLDRIDEVLAPDFVEHGPFGQEIRGRDEARDQIQSFLDAFPDFEATVDRILAEEDVVAMAITWRGTHEGEFLGIDPTGREFESETAVFTRIEADEIVERWVHPSPDLFRQLGLLDLP